A window of the Halobacterium hubeiense genome harbors these coding sequences:
- a CDS encoding RNA-guided endonuclease InsQ/TnpB family protein: MEVVRNIQIKLDVPEDVHSVLDETFEQFRQAAQHVADAGWSGDPTEIEDTKNTLHDQTYSEVREQTSLQASLAQSARNLAADALGNCKDRILDDGKKASKPEFRGSVVVYNERTITYNDDHVTLATVGDRVTAEFVTPDDESGTPFAEYWTEDWEKTEATLHKRDGTYYLHVAVEKDVEPADSGNDSTENGVVLGVDLNVDGSLAVTSTGAFLGNADYLNHKRDEYERRRGNLQQTGTRSAHLTIKSIGSRFARWSADYLHCVSKAIVQEAVENDCTAIAFENLTHIRERISNASKFQQWAFRELQRHVEYKAEEYGIDVDDVAPAYTSQRCSHGECGFTHEDNRDGDEFECLKCGKELHADYNAARNIGWRLVQHWLKSGAGRATSQLALKSGTLNANGDYTPSALRG, translated from the coding sequence ATGGAGGTCGTCCGCAACATCCAGATAAAGCTCGACGTTCCCGAGGACGTTCACAGCGTTCTCGATGAGACGTTCGAGCAATTCCGTCAAGCGGCGCAACACGTCGCTGACGCTGGATGGAGCGGCGACCCCACGGAAATCGAGGACACGAAGAACACGCTCCACGACCAAACCTATTCAGAGGTTCGGGAGCAGACAAGTCTGCAAGCCAGCCTCGCCCAATCCGCTCGCAATCTCGCCGCCGACGCACTCGGCAACTGTAAAGACCGCATCCTCGACGACGGCAAGAAGGCAAGCAAACCAGAGTTTCGAGGTAGTGTCGTCGTGTATAACGAGCGCACCATCACCTACAATGACGACCACGTGACCCTCGCAACCGTGGGCGACCGCGTGACCGCCGAGTTCGTCACGCCCGACGACGAATCAGGGACACCGTTTGCGGAGTACTGGACGGAGGACTGGGAGAAAACCGAGGCCACGCTTCACAAGCGTGACGGGACGTACTACCTCCACGTCGCAGTCGAGAAAGACGTCGAACCCGCTGATTCTGGCAACGATTCGACCGAGAACGGAGTGGTTCTCGGCGTTGACTTGAACGTGGACGGCTCCCTCGCCGTCACCAGCACGGGAGCGTTCCTCGGAAACGCAGACTACCTCAACCACAAGCGTGACGAGTACGAGCGTCGGCGCGGCAATCTCCAACAGACGGGAACTCGCTCCGCACACCTCACCATCAAAAGCATCGGATCACGGTTTGCTCGGTGGAGTGCGGACTATCTCCACTGCGTGTCGAAAGCGATTGTGCAGGAAGCCGTGGAGAACGACTGTACGGCGATTGCGTTCGAGAACCTGACGCATATCCGCGAGCGTATCTCCAACGCCAGTAAGTTCCAGCAGTGGGCGTTCCGCGAACTCCAACGCCACGTCGAATACAAAGCCGAAGAGTACGGAATCGACGTAGACGATGTTGCCCCTGCGTACACATCGCAGCGGTGTAGTCACGGCGAGTGCGGCTTCACGCATGAGGACAACCGTGATGGTGACGAGTTTGAGTGCCTGAAGTGTGGAAAGGAACTGCACGCGGATTACAACGCCGCTCGGAATATCGGGTGGCGGCTTGTCCAGCACTGGCTCAAGTCTGGTGCTGGACGGGCCACCAGTCAACTGGCCCTCAAGTCAGGGACGCTGAACGCGAATGGCGATTACACGCCTTCCGCCTTGCGCGGATAG
- a CDS encoding ribbon-helix-helix domain-containing protein has translation MSTDTGDNGDGDMVKLNVKVPKRLLEEIDELAEELEYTNRSEFIREVLRDTTEPILTPGAQDGVSEGYADVAAGRTMSTDEARERLDIDD, from the coding sequence ATGAGCACGGATACGGGCGACAACGGCGACGGGGACATGGTCAAATTGAACGTCAAAGTCCCGAAACGGCTTCTGGAGGAGATCGACGAACTGGCCGAAGAACTAGAGTACACCAACCGCTCGGAGTTCATCCGTGAGGTGCTGCGCGACACCACGGAGCCGATTCTGACGCCCGGCGCGCAGGACGGCGTCTCGGAGGGCTACGCGGACGTTGCAGCGGGGCGGACGATGTCCACGGACGAGGCCCGCGAACGCCTCGATATCGACGACTGA
- a CDS encoding type II toxin-antitoxin system RelE family toxin, translating to MTHEVVLTETLVETLEQFETDDVERIINKLEDIGDFPDHFLDRLKNHPGYKLRVGDFRVLIDWDKDNETLYAIDAFERKKEYRELGTYREVWGSWRDDE from the coding sequence GTGACTCACGAGGTCGTTCTGACGGAGACGTTGGTCGAAACGCTGGAACAGTTCGAAACCGATGACGTCGAGCGGATCATCAACAAGCTGGAGGACATCGGCGACTTCCCGGACCATTTCCTCGACCGGTTGAAGAACCATCCCGGCTACAAGCTTCGCGTCGGCGACTTCCGAGTCCTGATTGATTGGGACAAGGACAACGAGACGCTGTACGCCATCGACGCCTTCGAGCGGAAGAAGGAGTACCGCGAACTCGGCACGTACCGAGAAGTGTGGGGGAGCTGGAGAGACGACGAGTAG